In Sporichthyaceae bacterium, the genomic stretch GGACCGCGGACCTTCCGCCTGCTCGCCGCCGCGGTGCTGCTGCCGATCGGGCTATGGCTGCTGCTCCGTCGGCCCGCGCTGCTGCCACGTGAAACGGCGATGTCACCGCGTACCATCACCGGCCTGGCTCTGGTCGTGGGCCTCATCGGCGGCATCTACGGCATCGGTGGCGGTTCCATCCTGGGGCCGGTGCTGGTGGGCAGCGGGATGTCGGTGGCCGTGGTCGCTCCCGCGGCGCTGGCCTCCACCTTCGTCACGTCGTGCGTCGGCGTCGGGACCTACGCGTTGCTGTCCCTCGGCTCGAGCGACCACGTCGCGCCCGACTGGCCGCTCGGATTGCTGTGCGGGCTCGGCGGTTTGATCGGCGGCAACCTCGGTGCACGTCTGCAGCCACGTTTGCCCGAGGCGACGCTGCGACGGCTACTGGGAACGCTCGCGGTCGCCCTGGCAGTTGCCTACCTGGTGCAGGCCGCCCGATAGGCGCAGTGGACCTACGTGCACAGGGCGGCAAAGTGCCGGCCGCGAGTTGATCGCTTCAGTTTGATGGCTCGGGTGAGAGCAGGTCCTCCTCGAGGAACGCCCGAATCCGCGCGGCAATCACCGGCCAGTCGGGGCCGAGCCAGACGAAGTGGCTGGGGGCGTTGCTGACGATGAGTTCAGCGCGGCGGATCACGTCCGCGAAGGACTGCGAGTGGTGGAAGGGAACGCCGCGGTCGGTGCGGGTGGCGATCACAAGTGTGGGTTGGTCGATTTGGGTGGTCACGTCCGGCGTGGGGCGCAGGTCGTTGCGGAACCCACGCCCGGAGCGCATGTGCGCGAAAAGGGCGAGCAGCACGGCGCGGTCCTGCGCCGACAACGCGGTCGCGACCTCGCCACCCGGTCGGGTGGACAGCCGTCCCAGCATCATCCGCAGCCCGGTGCCGGGTGCGACGCGGATGAGCCCGCGTACCGCTGCCCAGGTGAGGCGTTCGGTCCGGCCGGCGAACGCCAGGTGCGAGCCCAGGCGGGTACAGCGGTCCGGATAGGGCAGCCAGCTCACGGCGCTGATGAGGATCAAGCGCTCGACGAGGTCAGGATGGCGCGCCGCCATCGTCGCGGCGGTCGGCCCGCCCCCGGAAATACCCACGACGGCGGTGACCCGGTCGATGCCCAGCTGGGCACACAGCGCCCGGACCACGTCGGTACAGCCCTGCACCGATCTGCCGGTGGACAGCGGCGTGCGGCCGTAGCCCGGACGCGAGGGCACCAACACCGTGGCGCCGGCTTCGGCGAAGACCTCCTCGCCCAGTGCCAGCCCGGCCCGCACGTGCCCGCCGTGGAACACCAGCACGACCGCTTCACCGCGTCGTTCCAGCCGGTACTCGATCTGGCCGGTGGGCAGGCTCGCCACTGTCGTCGGACGGAGGAGGTCGAGCATCGGGACTGTGCCTCCGGTGGCCGGTGGCCGCAGGGGCGTGGCCGGGCACAATGTTAGTGGCTAACATTGTGCCGTGACCAC encodes the following:
- a CDS encoding TSUP family transporter; translated protein: GPRTFRLLAAAVLLPIGLWLLLRRPALLPRETAMSPRTITGLALVVGLIGGIYGIGGGSILGPVLVGSGMSVAVVAPAALASTFVTSCVGVGTYALLSLGSSDHVAPDWPLGLLCGLGGLIGGNLGARLQPRLPEATLRRLLGTLAVALAVAYLVQAAR
- a CDS encoding alpha/beta fold hydrolase, which encodes MLDLLRPTTVASLPTGQIEYRLERRGEAVVLVFHGGHVRAGLALGEEVFAEAGATVLVPSRPGYGRTPLSTGRSVQGCTDVVRALCAQLGIDRVTAVVGISGGGPTAATMAARHPDLVERLILISAVSWLPYPDRCTRLGSHLAFAGRTERLTWAAVRGLIRVAPGTGLRMMLGRLSTRPGGEVATALSAQDRAVLLALFAHMRSGRGFRNDLRPTPDVTTQIDQPTLVIATRTDRGVPFHHSQSFADVIRRAELIVSNAPSHFVWLGPDWPVIAARIRAFLEEDLLSPEPSN